A genomic region of Streptomyces sp. NBC_00247 contains the following coding sequences:
- the ettA gene encoding energy-dependent translational throttle protein EttA: MAEYIYTMRKTRKAHGDKVILDDVTLNFLPGAKIGVVGPNGAGKSTVLKIMAGLEQPSNGDAFLSPGFSVGILMQEPKLDEEKTVLQNVQDGAAEVMGKLKRFNEVAELMATDYSDALLDEMGKLQEDLDHANAWDLDAQLEQAMDALGCPPGDWPVTNLSGGEKRRVALCKLLIEAPDLLLLDEPTNHLDAESVNWLEQHLSKYAGAVVAVTHDRYFLNNVAEWILELDRGRALPYEGNYSTYLDKKATRLKVEGRKDEKRAKRLKEELEWVRSNAKGRQTKSKARLARYEEMAAEADKMRKLDFEEIQIPPGPRLGSIVVEVEHLSKAFGDKVLIDDLSFTLPRNGIVGIIGPNGAGKTTLFKMLQGLETPDSGTVKIGETVKISYVDQSRANIDPKKTLWAVVSDELDYINVGQVEMPSRAYVSAFGFKGPDQQKPAGVLSGGERNRLNLALTLKEGGNLLLLDEPTNDLDVETLSSLENALLEFPGAAVVISHDRWFLDRVATHILAYEGDSKWYWFEGNFESYEKNKVERLGADAARPHRATYKKLTRG, encoded by the coding sequence TTGGCTGAGTACATCTACACCATGCGCAAGACGCGCAAGGCGCACGGCGACAAGGTGATTCTGGATGACGTCACCTTGAACTTCCTGCCCGGCGCGAAGATCGGTGTCGTGGGCCCCAACGGCGCCGGTAAGTCCACGGTGCTCAAGATCATGGCCGGCCTGGAGCAGCCGTCCAACGGTGACGCGTTCCTCTCGCCCGGCTTCAGCGTCGGCATCCTCATGCAGGAGCCGAAGCTCGACGAGGAGAAGACCGTCCTGCAGAACGTGCAGGACGGCGCCGCCGAGGTCATGGGCAAGCTGAAGCGCTTCAACGAGGTCGCCGAGCTCATGGCGACCGACTACTCCGACGCGCTGCTGGACGAGATGGGCAAGCTCCAGGAGGACCTGGACCACGCCAACGCGTGGGACCTGGACGCCCAGCTGGAGCAGGCCATGGACGCCCTGGGCTGCCCGCCCGGCGACTGGCCCGTCACCAACCTCTCCGGTGGCGAGAAGCGCCGCGTGGCGCTCTGCAAGCTGCTCATCGAGGCCCCGGACCTGCTCCTCCTCGACGAGCCCACCAACCACCTCGACGCCGAGTCGGTGAACTGGCTGGAGCAGCACCTCTCGAAGTACGCGGGTGCGGTCGTCGCCGTCACCCACGACCGGTACTTCCTCAACAACGTCGCCGAGTGGATCCTCGAACTGGACCGCGGCCGCGCGCTCCCGTACGAGGGCAACTACTCCACGTACCTCGACAAGAAGGCCACTCGCCTCAAGGTCGAGGGCCGCAAGGACGAGAAGCGCGCCAAGCGGCTCAAGGAAGAGCTGGAGTGGGTCCGGTCCAACGCCAAGGGCCGCCAGACCAAGTCCAAGGCCCGCCTCGCCCGTTACGAGGAGATGGCCGCCGAAGCCGACAAGATGCGGAAGCTGGACTTCGAGGAGATCCAGATCCCGCCGGGCCCGCGCCTCGGTTCCATCGTCGTCGAGGTCGAGCACCTCTCGAAGGCCTTCGGCGACAAGGTCCTGATCGACGACCTGTCGTTCACGCTGCCGCGCAACGGCATCGTCGGCATCATCGGTCCGAACGGCGCGGGCAAGACCACGCTGTTCAAGATGCTCCAGGGCCTGGAGACGCCGGACTCCGGCACGGTCAAGATCGGTGAGACGGTCAAGATCTCGTACGTCGACCAGTCCCGCGCCAACATCGACCCGAAGAAGACCCTCTGGGCCGTCGTCTCGGACGAGCTGGACTACATCAACGTCGGCCAGGTCGAGATGCCCTCGCGGGCGTACGTCTCCGCGTTCGGCTTCAAGGGCCCGGACCAGCAGAAGCCGGCCGGTGTCCTCTCCGGTGGTGAGCGCAACCGCCTGAACCTCGCGCTGACGCTCAAGGAGGGCGGCAACCTGCTGCTCCTCGACGAGCCCACCAACGACCTGGACGTCGAGACCCTGTCGTCGCTGGAGAACGCCCTGCTGGAGTTCCCCGGTGCCGCTGTGGTCATCTCCCACGACCGCTGGTTCCTGGACCGCGTCGCCACGCACATCCTGGCGTACGAGGGCGACTCCAAGTGGTACTGGTTCGAGGGCAACTTCGAGTCGTACGAGAAGAACAAGGTCGAGCGCCTCGGCGCGGACGCGGCCCGCCCGCACCGCGCCACGTACAAGAAGCTCACCCGGGGCTGA
- a CDS encoding acyl-CoA thioesterase, translating to MARHLYPCPLRWSDMDAFGHVNNVVFLRYLEEARIDFMFRLAPGDGSPSFAGGSVVARHEIDYLRPLVHRHAPVTVESWVTKIGAASLTIAYEIKDADLVYVRASTVVVPYNLVEGRPRRISAEEKLFLQEYMEQEPAAA from the coding sequence GTGGCCCGTCACCTCTACCCCTGCCCGCTCCGCTGGTCGGACATGGACGCCTTCGGCCACGTCAACAACGTGGTCTTCCTCCGCTACCTGGAGGAGGCGCGCATCGACTTCATGTTCCGGCTCGCCCCGGGGGACGGTTCGCCGTCCTTCGCGGGCGGTTCCGTCGTGGCCCGCCACGAGATCGACTACCTCCGGCCGCTGGTCCACCGCCACGCGCCGGTCACCGTCGAGTCCTGGGTCACGAAGATCGGCGCGGCGTCGCTGACGATCGCGTACGAGATCAAGGACGCGGACCTGGTGTACGTGCGGGCTTCCACGGTCGTCGTGCCCTACAACCTGGTGGAAGGGCGGCCCCGGCGGATCTCCGCCGAGGAGAAGCTCTTCCTCCAGGAGTACATGGAGCAGGAGCCCGCCGCGGCATGA
- a CDS encoding globin, whose product MTENPHDTLQEQTFYEQVGGEATFRRLVHRFYEGVAEDPLLRPMYPEEDLGPAEERFALFLMQYWGGPRTYSDHRGHPRLRMRHQPFQVDRAAHDAWLGHMRVALDEQGLSPEHEQKLWSYLTYAAASMVNTAD is encoded by the coding sequence GTGACAGAGAACCCGCACGACACGCTTCAGGAGCAGACCTTCTACGAGCAGGTCGGCGGCGAGGCGACTTTCCGGCGCCTGGTGCACCGCTTCTACGAGGGGGTGGCCGAGGACCCGCTGCTGCGGCCGATGTACCCGGAGGAGGACCTGGGCCCGGCCGAGGAGCGGTTCGCGCTCTTCCTGATGCAGTACTGGGGCGGCCCCCGGACGTACAGCGACCACCGGGGCCATCCCCGGCTGCGGATGCGGCACCAGCCCTTCCAGGTGGACCGGGCGGCGCACGACGCCTGGCTCGGGCACATGCGGGTCGCCCTGGACGAGCAGGGGCTCTCGCCCGAGCACGAGCAGAAGCTGTGGTCCTACCTCACCTACGCGGCGGCCTCGATGGTGAACACGGCCGACTGA